Proteins from a genomic interval of Balaenoptera musculus isolate JJ_BM4_2016_0621 chromosome 16, mBalMus1.pri.v3, whole genome shotgun sequence:
- the LRRC18 gene encoding leucine-rich repeat-containing protein 18, with amino-acid sequence MAKGGKGPKGKKITLSVAKNCIKITFDGKKRLDLSKMGITTFPKCILRLSDVDELNLSRNMIRKIPDSISKFQNLRWLDLHSNYIDKLPESIGQMTSLLYLNVSNNRLTTNGLPVELNQLKNIRTVNFGLNHLDRVPTTLGALKELHEVGLHDNLLSTIPNSISKLPKLKKLNTKRNPFPKPEEPDTFIDSVKRLDNLYLVEEKDLCGPCLRKCQQAQDKLNKIKSMATAAPRRAIFSSLVSPNSMAKESQEDWR; translated from the coding sequence ATGGCCAAGGGCGGGAAAGGCCCCAAGGGTAAAAAGATCACCCTCAGTGTGGCCAAGAATTGTATCAAGATCACATTTGATGGGAAGAAACGCCTTGACTTGAGCAAGATGGGAATTACCACCTTTCCCAAGTGTATTCTGCGACTCAGTGATGTAGACGAGCTCAACCTTAGCCGGAATATGATCAGGAAGATTCCTGACTCAATCTCCAAGTTCCAGAACCTGCGGTGGCTGGACTTGCACAGCAACTACATTGACAAGCTCCCTGAGTCCATCGGCCAGATGACCTCTCTGCTCTACCTCAATGTCAGCAACAACAGGCTGACCACCAATGGGCTGCCTGTGGAGCTCAATCAGCTCAAGAATATCCGCACTGTGAATTTCGGTCTGAACCATCTGGACCGCGTGCCCACCACGCTAGGCGCTCTGAAGGAGCTCCACGAGGTGGGGCTCCATGACAACCTGCTGAGCACCATCCCCAACAGCATCTCCAAGCTCCCCAAGCTGAAAAAGCTCAACACAAAGCGAAACCCCTTTCCCAAGCCGGAGGAGCCGGATACGTTCATAGATTCCGTCAAGAGGCTGGACAACCTATATCTGGTGGAGGAGAAGGATCTATGTGGGCCTTGCCTGAGAAAATGCCAACAGGCCCAGGACAAGCTGAACAAAATCAAAAGCATGGCCACGGCGGCACCGAGAAGGGCCATCTTTTCCAGTTTGGTCTCACCCAACTCCATGGCCAAGGAATCCCAGGAAGATTGGAGGTGA